From the Hydrogenothermus marinus genome, one window contains:
- a CDS encoding aldo/keto reductase gives MEYRNLGNTGLKVSVICLGAMTFTEKGWRSAGSMPFSEIQKVVDYAIDNGVNFFDTADIYAYGESEELLGKALGNRKNDVIIATKVRGVMDENDPNKRGLSRHHIFKSVDESLKRLKRDYIDLYQVHWWDNHTPIEETVEALNDLVRIGKVRYIGISDFAGWQITKSVLLQQMKGYSKFVSAQMYYSILGRDIEFEVVPACEDLKIGILPWSPLAGGFLTGKYSKDNPHLQDSRYARMERPFLRFDFEKAYFIVDELRKIAEKYDATVSQVALNWLKAKPFVSSIIIGVRNLKQLKDNLGAVNWNLKQEDIDYIDEISAPERPYPQWFLDMFADL, from the coding sequence TTATATGTCTTGGAGCAATGACTTTTACAGAAAAAGGTTGGAGATCTGCTGGAAGTATGCCTTTTTCAGAAATTCAAAAAGTAGTTGATTATGCAATAGATAACGGAGTTAACTTTTTTGATACTGCAGATATATATGCTTACGGAGAAAGTGAAGAGCTACTTGGAAAAGCCCTTGGAAATAGAAAAAATGATGTGATAATTGCAACAAAAGTTAGAGGTGTTATGGATGAAAATGATCCAAATAAGAGAGGATTATCAAGACATCATATTTTTAAATCCGTAGATGAATCTTTAAAAAGACTAAAAAGAGATTATATAGACCTTTATCAAGTTCATTGGTGGGATAATCATACACCAATAGAAGAAACCGTAGAAGCTTTAAATGATTTAGTAAGAATAGGAAAAGTAAGATACATAGGAATATCTGATTTTGCAGGTTGGCAGATTACAAAATCTGTTTTACTTCAACAGATGAAAGGATACTCAAAATTTGTTTCTGCTCAGATGTATTACTCAATTCTTGGAAGAGATATAGAGTTTGAAGTTGTTCCTGCTTGTGAAGATCTAAAGATAGGAATATTGCCTTGGAGTCCTTTAGCTGGTGGCTTTTTAACAGGAAAATACTCTAAGGATAATCCTCATCTTCAAGATAGCAGATATGCAAGAATGGAAAGACCTTTCTTAAGATTTGATTTTGAAAAAGCATATTTTATAGTTGATGAACTTAGAAAGATAGCTGAAAAATATGATGCTACAGTTTCTCAAGTTGCATTAAACTGGTTGAAAGCAAAACCTTTTGTAAGCTCAATAATCATAGGTGTTAGAAATTTAAAGCAGTTAAAAGATAATCTTGGAGCTGTAAATTGGAACTTAAAACAGGAAGATATTGATTATATAGACGAGATTTCTGCACCAGAAAGACCTTATCCTCAATGGTTTTTGGATATGTTTGCTGATCTTTGA